Proteins encoded by one window of Anopheles maculipalpis chromosome 2RL, idAnoMacuDA_375_x, whole genome shotgun sequence:
- the LOC126557412 gene encoding putative tyramine receptor 2 has product MGALLQNFTNSSAHATDKYGPDTVSSRELSMVVAKDGTIPAVSLAGLTTTLGLDGGSSAEVMVSLGGNGSGQSQDLSDLVDGCPKPDDLLYPSIFGIDLAVPQWEAIGTAIILTLIIIITIVGNILVILSVFTYKPLRIVQNFFIVSLAVADLTVAILVLPLNVAYSILGRWEFGIHVCKMWLTSDVLCCTASILNLCAIALDRYWAITDPINYAQKRTLERVLALIAGVWVLSLLISSPPLIGWNDWPEEFSSEFPCQLTSNQGYVIYSSLGSFFIPLVIMTIVYIEIYIATRRRLRERAQASKINTLATRSIGMVAGNGEKELTTTLQHQQQHQQQQLQQHPDGQRHGPEHGAIQHDQESISSETNNHNELTDTGSAGALAGKKTDAKKKGRRLGAYFGRALVGAGGKKHHRKPDDSGRTADGGGGGQQHHRLAAALRDEDSVTDNPDNSGSGESGGKAPDASNTANLPAGNCDIPPTERMDSARNGAGHREVGFHESTTELVASGTGGHGTTPASTRIGGRLKQSFRKPGGINQFIEEKQKISLSKERRAARTLGIIMGVFVVCWLPFFLMYVILPFCPSCCPTNKLINFITWLGYINSALNPIIYTIFNLDYRRAFKRLLGIKQ; this is encoded by the coding sequence ATGGGTGCACTTTTACAAAACTTTACCAACAGCTCTGCTCATGCGACCGATAAGTACGGTCCCGATACCGTATCATCTCGCGAGCTCAGTATGGTAGTCGCAAAGGACGGCACGATACCGGCCGTGTCCCTGGCAGGCCTAACCACAACGCTGGGACTGGACGGAGGATCGTCGGCAGAAGTGATGGTCAGTCTCGGTGGCAACGGTTCCGGGCAATCGCAGGACCTAAGCGATCTGGTCGATGGTTGCCCCAAACCGGACGATCTACTCTACCCAAGCATCTTTGGCATTGATCTAGCTGTGCCGCAGTGGGAAGCGATCGGTACGGCAATCATCCTaacgctcatcatcatcatcacgatcgTGGGAAACATTCTCGTCATACTGAGCGTGTTTACGTACAAACCGCTGCGAATCGTGCAGAACTTTTTCATCGTATCGTTGGCGGTGGCGGATCTGACGGTAGCGATCCTGGTCTTACCGCTCAATGTGGCCTACTCGATCCTGGGACGGTGGGAGTTTGGTATTCACGTGTGCAAGATGTGGCTTACGTCGGACGTTTTGTGCTGTACCGCGTCCATCCTGAACCTTTGTGCGATTGCGCTCGATCGATACTGGGCCATAACGGATCCGATCAACTACGCCCAGAAGCGTACGCTCGAGCGTGTTCTCGCGCTGATTGCGGGCGTTTGGGTGTTATCGTTGCTGATCAGCTCACCACCACTAATCGGTTGGAACGACTGGCCCGAAGAGTTTTCGAGCGAGTTCCCGTGTCAATTAACGAGCAATCAGGGCTACGTCATCTACTCGTCGCTCGGCTCGTTCTTCATCCCACTCGTCATCATGACGATCGTGTACATCGAAATCTACATCGCTACCCGGCGACGGTTACGCGAGCGTGCTCAGGCCTCCAAAATTAACACGCTCGCCACGCGCAGTATCGGCATGGTGGCCGGTAACGGTGAGAAAGAGCTCACCACAACGctacagcatcagcagcagcaccagcagcaacagcttcaGCAGCACCCGGATGGCCAGCGTCACGGGCCAGAGCATGGAGCGATCCAGCACGACCAAGAGTCAATCAGTAGTGAAACGAACAACCACAACGAACTCACCGACACGGGCAGTGCGGGTGCGCTGGCAGGGAAAAAGACagacgccaagaagaagggcCGACGGTTGGGTGCCTACTTTGGCCGAGCGCTTGTCGGTGCGGGTGGCAAAAAGCACCACCGGAAACCGGACGACAGTGGTCGAACGgcggatggtggtggtggtggccagcagcatcatcgattAGCGGCAGCGCTACGCGACGAAGACTCGGTCACGGACAACCCGGACAATTCCGGTTCGGGCGAAAGTGGTGGCAAAGCGCCGGACGCATCGAACACGGCCAATCTGCCCGCCGGCAACTGTGATATTCCGCCAACCGAACGGATGGACAGCGCGCGCAATGGGGCTGGCCACCGGGAGGTCGGTTTCCACGAGTCCACGACCGAGCTGGTGGCGAGCGGGACGGGTGGCCACGGGACGACGCCTGCCAGCACCCGTATCGGTGGCCGGTTGAAACAATCGTTCCGCAAACCGGGCGGCATTAATCAGTTTATCGAGGAAAAGCAGAAGATTTCGCTGTCGaaggagcgacgggcggccCGCACGCTCGGCATCATAATGGGTGTGTTTGTCGTGTGCTGGCTGCCGTTCTTTCTCATGTACGTCATCCTGCCGTTCTGTCCCAGCTGCTGTCCGACGAATaagttaattaatttcatcacCTGGCTGGGCTATATCAACTCCGCGCTCAACCCGATTATTTACACCATCTTCAATCTAGACTATCGACGCGCATTTAAGCGACTGCTCGGCATTAAGCAGTGA